A window of Corvus hawaiiensis isolate bCorHaw1 chromosome 15, bCorHaw1.pri.cur, whole genome shotgun sequence genomic DNA:
GCCTCCGTCCCGCCACCCCCCGCCCCACTCTCACCGAGGGGCACCAGGGGGTTCTCGCGGGTCTTGCGCAGGAACTTCTCCCCGAATCCCTCTTCAGCGAACGTGGGCAGCGGGCTGGGCTCCAGCGGCGGAGGCGGCCCGGCCGTCATGGCCAAGGTGACAACACCAACCCTTACCGGCCGCCGTAGCCCCCGCCTCCGACGCGGTGTATGCCGGGGGTTGCAGTCCGACGCACACACTTATCGCGGGGCGCTGCTGCCTCGGAACTACACTTCCCGTGGTGCCCCGAGACGCGCCCGGCAGCCCCGTGGCCAGCCAGCGCGTGTCCGCCATGCCGAAGGCCAAGGGGAAGAGCCGGCGGCACAAATACTCCTACAACCTCAACCGCAAGCGCCTCTACcgcagcgcccgccgccgcgccgcgccccgcATCGCCTGGTGAGCGCCGGGGCCACGGGGGACGCGCGCCGAGCGTGGGCTGGGGTAGGGTGGCCGGGAGCCGCTGCACGTGTCGGTGGGAACGGGGACGCGCGCCCCCGCGGGATGGGGGGCACAGCCGTGATGTCCCTTTGTCCCCGCGCAGCTCGCACATCCGCCATGCCTGGGACCCGCACAAGTCGGTGGCGCAGAACCTGGCCGAGATGGGCCTGGCCGAGGACCCCAACAAGGCTGTCCCCATTCCGAAGAAGCTGTTGGTAAGGGAGGGTTTGGCGGGGACCGCTCCTTTGTGGGGGATGGAGGAGGCTGGGGGAAACAGCGCGGAGAGCATCCAGCTTCGCAGTACGGGACAGGTGGCTCTGGATCAGTCTCTGGCGGTGGACACGTTTCTTATCTTGATCTACGCGCTTATCTCACCAAGATCCTGGCGTGGGAACGAGCTACAGCGCTACGGAGACATGATGGACTTTAGGACAAATATAGATAAAGTCAATCCTGGGACTTGCCAGAGACAGGTGGGGTTGGGAACGCTGCAGCCAAGTTGCTCCTGATAACAAAGAAAAGCTCTTTGTGTACGGCAGTGCCAGCCTGGTCCATCTGCATAAGAGGGCAGCTCTTCCAGGTGAAAGGTGGCCCCATGAAACTCGAGGAAAAAGTAGGAGTGACCTTATTTGCCATTTGTCTCCATTCACACAGCGTTTCTCAGATGACAGCCTCGCCCACGAGCCAATTTAATGGCACAAGTAAGGCTCTGCTTAAGCCAGCTGGGATTTCCTGCCCCTTGCAGCCATGTAGAAGCAGTTTGGAGTTTTGGGAACAATGTGTACGGACACAGCACTCTTCCCAATTGGGCTTTTCttcatttgtcttttctttgcTGTAATTCAGGGGATGGAAGTGGAAAGCGACGGACAGCAGCTAGGAAAGAAAATAGTGCGGAAGCCGTACGTGGTGAATGGTCAGTGTTGCATTTGGGGTTCTCCTAAACCCCTGTGGGTTATTTTGTCATCCCGTGCTGTGCCAGGGGTAGGGAAGGGTGTTATTTCTTATCCAGCCGTGTGGAGGAGAACGTCTTTTCCACAGTGTTTGTCCCTGCAGCCTCAAGAGGGCTCTTGTCACTGTgagatgtgctggtgtgtgggCCCAGGGTGATGAGAAGCCACAGATGCAGTACCTCGTGTTTCAGTGGTGGGCTGGGCAGTTCTGAGCAATCACactctgcagcctgggctgaAAGGGTCTGCTCCTCGTATGTGAGCTGGAGGAGGGCTGCAGTGCAGGCCTGGATGCCTGCAGCCTGGGCAGAGGGCTGTTGTCTTGGCCATTTTCCTGCACCATCATGCTGGGAAATGTCCCTGCATGCACCAGCAGCCGAGCTGTGTGGCTGGAGTCAGCCTTGAGGGGAGGTTGGGGACCTCTGAGGTGTTGCTGcttccttcccctgcctcaTGCTGCCTCTGCCCTCTCCCTAGAGATGGAATTGGAGGCCAGCCTCCCTGAGAAGAAGTCGAACACACTCTCACGAGACCTCATTGACTATGTACGATACATGATCCAGAACCACGGGGAGAACTACAAGGTACATTCCAGAGCAAGGAGCAGCCGGAGTGATTCACTCCTGGATCTTCCCATCAGCAGGATGAGAACCGCTAATCCTCTCTGTCCTGAATGCTGTTTTGCAGTCAGCTGGTTCTTAAGGGAAAACAACGCTTTGAACTGTGGCCAGATCCCTGTCTGAGTCAGGCAGTGATCACACTGGTGTGGGTGGGCTGGTTTGGTGTTTGCTCTTGGGGATACTCCTCTGACTTACCTTCTCCTTTGTCACAGGAAATGGCTCGGGATGAGAAGAACTACTACCAGGATACTCCCAAACAGATTAAAAGAAAGATCAATGTGTACAAGAATTTCTATCCCGAGGAGTACAAGAATTTCATTGCATCACTCAAGCCAGAAAAAATGGAAGTGCAATGACTGCTCTTTTTCCTCAGGTTTACCTGCAAGTGCAGGGTTGACTTGACCATTtcccaaactgaaaaaaactggCCATGGAGGAAGGACCTTCATTAGACGGAGATGGTTATAATTGTCCATGAAAGACTCTTTGGCACTGGCTCACTTTCTGTGTGGCAGCCAGCACTTCCTTTAGctttgctaaaataaaatactctttCTAGCTGCTTGTGAATATCTTGCTTGTGGGCTCTTGCTTggtgcagctctgctttggagAGCTCCTGGTGGTAGCCTGTGTGATGTTGGCACTGGTCATGTGTCACCCTCTGCGGTCTCAGGGCTGGGTGTGGGCAGCACTTGGACTTTTGCTGATTGTCCTGTGGGCAGCGTAAGTTGGAGCAGGGCCACGTGCTGCTTCCTTACCCCGTACCTGCAGCTTGGGAGACCGGGCTGGGGTCCCTTCCCTGTCGAGGAactggagggcagcagggaggtcACCCTTCTACTGAtaagaggaaggagcagctgtaGAAAAGGTGTTTCAGTGAGACTGGCATGTACTCTTGTTCCCTGATGGGCTTGCCAGCTTCCACAATTGGTTTTCCAGAACCCAgcagcctcctgtctgcaggagGACAGGACATGTGGGCAGGACACGACCCCAGACCCGCCAGCGGGGCCGTGGGTGCGCTGGAAACCCGCTCGGGACCCGCCCCGGGACCGCCCCGGGACCGCCCCTCAGGTAGGCCCCGCCTTCTCCGCCCGAACTACATCTCCCAGCGTGCCCCGCGCGAAATTACCACATCTCGCGAGACCTCGCGTCTATAAGAGCGCCCCCGCAACCGTAAATAGCCtccagctgtggcagccccCGAAGGCTCCGCTATGAACGCTCCgggcctggccctgctgccgCTCGCCGAGTCCCGCTGAGCCCCCGCCATGAGCTCTGGGCAGCCCGACGCTCCCGGTAAGGTTCCCCCCGCTCTCCCTGCCGGCCTCGGtcgggcgcggcggcgggcgctgaGTGCTGCGCTCTCTCCGCAGCGCTGGAGCCGGGCGGTGGGGCCCGCTCGGGTAGGATGTCGCTGCCCCTCGGCGTCCCACGCCGCGCCTTCAGCTACGATGATGCTCTGGAGGACACGGCGCCCATGACGCCGCCGCCCGCCGATCTGTGTGCCAGCGTCCTCTGGAAGCAGCCGGTCATCCCCGAGCGCAAGTACCAGGAGCTCTCGAAGGTACGGGCCCGGCGGTGCTCTGGCCCCGGCATGTCCTTGGGTACCCCGCAGCTCTGGCACCCCTCTCCTGGCATCCTCCTTCTCCCAAGCATCCTCCCGGTCCTGGCACTCCTCCTTCTGGCTGGCGCTGCCCCCCTGCCCTCGCAGCAGGACTCTCgggaagggctggggacagagctcGGCATTGctgcctggccctgctctgggcaCACAGAGGTGTGGGTGGGACAAGCGTGTGCTGAGCGTCTCCTTGGTGTttgtggttaaaaaaaccccagcagctAGCTGTAATTAAACTAGAGCATAAGggtggtttaggttggatgtaAATCCTTTACAataagggtggtgaggcactggcacagttTGCAtggagaaactgtggctgccccatcccttgaagtgttcaaggctgggttggagTGCGCTCTGGATGACCTGGTTTAGCGGAAA
This region includes:
- the NOP16 gene encoding nucleolar protein 16, encoding MPKAKGKSRRHKYSYNLNRKRLYRSARRRAAPRIACSHIRHAWDPHKSVAQNLAEMGLAEDPNKAVPIPKKLLGMEVESDGQQLGKKIVRKPYVVNEMELEASLPEKKSNTLSRDLIDYVRYMIQNHGENYKEMARDEKNYYQDTPKQIKRKINVYKNFYPEEYKNFIASLKPEKMEVQ